Proteins encoded in a region of the Mustelus asterias chromosome X, sMusAst1.hap1.1, whole genome shotgun sequence genome:
- the LOC144481927 gene encoding uncharacterized protein LOC144481927, which yields MEKRWKCGDCEKGFRFPYELETHRRSHTGEKPFTCSVCGKRFTQSSHLLKHNLTHITDRPFKCSDCGSSFKSSGELVSHQRIHTEERPFSCSHCAKKFRRSSHLLVHQRVHTGEKPFTCTVCGKGFTHSSHLLRHKSTHSNERPFKCSDCGNGFKIAADLRDHERIHTEERPFSCSHCTKRFQRSSTLRRHQRVHTGEKPFICSVCGKGFIQSSTLLTHQCLHIEERPIKCPDCGNGFKSTHELMIHQRSHTEERPFDCCHCGNGFKSSWELVSHQRIHTEERPFSCSHCTKRFRRSSTLRDHQRVHTGERPFTCSECGKGFTQSSTLQRHRQGHTGERPFTCSVCGKRFTRPSTLLTHQRVHN from the coding sequence atggagaaacgttggaaatgtggggattgtgaaaaaggattcaggttcccatATGAGCTGGAAACTCAccgacgcagccacactggggagaaaccattcacctgcagcgtgtgtggtaagagattcactcagtcatcccacctgctgaaacacaacCTCACGCACATCACTgacagaccctttaaatgctctgactgtgggagcagcttcaaaagctctggagaactggtgtcccaccagcgcattcacacggaggagagaccattcagctgctctcactgcgcaaAGAAATTTAGgaggtcatcccacctgcttgtacaccagcgagttcacactggggagaagccgttcacctgcaccgtgtgtgggaagggattcactcattcatcccacctgctgagacacaaaagcacacacagcaatgagagaccctttaaatgctctgactgtgggaacggCTTCAAAATTGCTGCGGATTTGAGGGACcacgagcgcattcacactgaggagagaccgttcagctgttctcactgcacaaagagatttcaaaggtcatccacactgcggagacaccagagagttcacactggagagaaaccattcatctgctctgtttgtgggaagggattcattcagtcatccacaCTACTGACGCACCAGTGTCTTCACATCGAGGAGAGACCAATTAAATGCCCTGACTGTGGGAATGGCTTCAAAAGCACTCatgaactgatgatccaccagcgcagtcacactgaggagagaccgttcgactgctgtcactgtgggaatggcttcaaaagctcttgggaactggtgtcccatcagcgcattcacactgaggagagaccgttcagctgctctcactgcacaaagagatttagaaggtCATCCACACTCCGggatcaccagcgagttcacactggggagcgaccgttcacctgctctgaatgtgggaagggattcactcagtcatctaccctgcagagacaccggcaaggtcacactggggagaggccgttcacctgctctgtgtgtgggaaaagatttactaggccaTCCACTCtgttgacacaccagcgagttcacaattga
- the LOC144481868 gene encoding uncharacterized protein LOC144481868: MDRKSTDHNGEKLWKCGDCGKGFDYPSVLETHRRTHTGERPFICTECGKGFTRSSHLLRHQEVHSVEKPFKCPACERCFKSSGELISHQRVHTDERPFRCSHCGMGFRWSSQLTAHQEIHTGKRPFTCSQCGMGFTQSSNLLKHQLVHVDERPFQCSDCGKCYKSSGNLMTHQRVHTDEKPFRCSQCRSGFKTSSQLTVHQRSHTGERPFTCSQCGKGFTQSAHLLKHQQVHTDERPFTCPDCGKCFKISGNLMSHQRIHTDKRPFKCSYCGTGFRWSSQLTAHQEIHTGVKPFTCSQCGKGFSQSSNLLKHQQIHKKFKKVLNEYFSSVFTQEKEDVGTEFKKRNCENLQQFDTGSEEHQTSHQDLTDSSNLSYPEYHRILNMEGKSTVHSGAKASGRGFSQSSDLSKHKHSHNAEKPWKCGDCGKGFSYPSRLETHRRIHTGEKPFACLVCGKGFAHSSHLLRHQQVHTEEKHFKCSDCRKCFKSSGDLMSHQRVHTDERPYRCSNCGTGFRWSSQLTAHQRVHTGERPFTCSHCGKGFTQSSNLLTHQRVHSDQRPFKCPDCGKCYKSSGELMSHQRVHTDERPFRCSHCGTGFKTSSDLAVHQRVHTGEKPFTCSKCGKGFTQSANLLTHQRVHTDERPFKCPHCERCYKRSSELKSHQHVHTDERPFRCSHCGAGFGQSSQLSAHQRVHTGERPFICSQCGKGFTQSSHLLRHQQIHIL, from the exons ATGGACAGAAAAAGCACTGATCACAAcggggagaaactgtggaaatgtggagattgtgggaagggatttgattaccCATCAGTGTTGGAAACCCAtcggcgcactcacactggggagagaccattcatctgcaccgagtgtgggaagggattcactcgttcatcccACCTACTGAGACACCAGGAAGTTCACTCTGTTGAgaaaccttttaaatgcccagcgTGTGAGAGGTGCTTTAAAAGTTCCGGGGAACTGatatcccatcaacgtgttcacactgatgagagaccgttcagatgtTCTCACTGTGGGATGGGGTTCAGATGGTCATCTCAACTCACTGCACACCAGGAAATTCATACTGggaagaggccgttcacctgctctcagtgtgggatgggattcactcagtcatccaacctgcttaaGCACCAGCTAGTTCATGTTGATGAGAGACCTTTtcaatgctcagactgtgggaagtgctataaaagttctgggaaTCTGATgacccatcaacgtgttcacactgatgagaaaccaTTCAGATGTTCTCAGTGCAGGTCAGGGTTCAAGACATCATCTCAACTTACTGTGCATCAGCGaagtcacacaggggagagaccgttcacctgctcccagtgtgggaagggattcactcagtcagcccacctactgaaacatcagcaagttcacactgatgagagaccttttacatGTCCAGATTGTGGGAAGTGTTTTAAAATTTCTGGGaacctgatgtcccatcaacgtattcacactgacaagagaccgtTCAAGTGCTcttactgtgggactgggttcaggtggTCATCTCAACTCACTGCGCACCAGGAAATTCACACTGGGgtgaaaccgttcacctgctctcagtgtgggaagggattcagtcagtcatccaacctgctgaaacaccagcaaattcacaa GAAATTCAAaaaggtgttaaatgaatacttctcatctGTCTTCACTCAAGAGAAGGAGGACGTAGGTACAGAATTCAAGAAAAGGAACTGTGAGAACCTTCAGCAATTTGACACAGGaagtgaggag caccaaacatcacatcaggatctgacagaTTCGTCCAATTTATCGTATcctgaatatcatcggattttgaacatggaaggaaaaagcaccgttcacagtggggCGAAAGCGTCCGGACGGGGATTCAGCCAATCATCAGACCTATCAAAACATAAACACAGTCACAACgcagagaaaccgtggaaatgtggggattgtgggaagggattcagttacccatcccgactggaaactcatcggcgcatccatactggggagaaaccattcgccTGTctggtgtgtgggaaaggattcgctcattcatcccacctgctgagacaccagcaagttcacactgaggagaaacattttaaaTGTTCAGACTGCAGGAAGTGCTTTAAAAGCTCTGGGgatctgatgtcccatcaacgtgttcacactgacgagagaccgtacAGGTGCTCgaactgtgggactgggttcagatggtcatctcaactcactgcacaccagcgagttcacactggggagaggccattcacatgttctcactgtgggaagggattcactcagtcatccaacctgctgacacaccagcgggttcacagtgaccagagaccttttaaatgcccagactgtgggaagtgctataaaagttctggggaattgatgtcccatcaacgtgttcacactgacgagagaccgttcagatgctctcactgtggcaCTGGGTTTAAGACGTCATCTGACCTCGCTgtgcaccaacgagttcacactggggagaaaccattcacctgctccaagtgtgggaagggattcactcagtcagctaacctgttgacacaccagcgagttcacactgacgagagacctttcaaatgtccacattgtgaaaggtgctataagcGTTCCAGTGAGCTGAagtcccatcaacatgttcacacagatgagagaccattcaggtgtTCTCACTGTGGGGCTGGGTTCGGGCAATCATCTCAACTCTccgcacaccagcgggttcacactggggagagaccgttcatctgctcccagtgtgggaagggattcactcagtcatcccacctactgAGACACCAGCAGATTCACATATTATGA